From Polaribacter butkevichii, a single genomic window includes:
- a CDS encoding NTP transferase domain-containing protein — MKKHKKHTNLERRDNDNFAPNEIAILGTNCGIISDLVHSLSNKLSNYKLAYFDASHAKDVAENSLSEYTFHHQGNLQITTSGNVNKFEQRLQFAQYDYVFINGNHYQGAKQILVLDEAKEASVLKRLEQLDRIQFVVKLKSDTEYFSFLEEKYPQIKNITCYTVDEVDKIANHIHNLIQEKIAPVKGLVLVGGKSTRMGQDKSELDYFGKPQKEVAKELLENNNLETFYSVQNSSPKEDEISDKFLNLGPFGGICSAFQKDPNAAWFVLATDVPFVTEHIIQLVLKHRNPTKSATAIKGKNKDFPEPLITIYEPKAYAILLQYLAQGYSCPRKMLINSDVEIVEVADDFIRNINTPEEFRAAKKEVN, encoded by the coding sequence ATGAAAAAACACAAAAAACATACAAATTTAGAAAGAAGAGATAATGATAATTTTGCACCAAATGAAATTGCTATTCTAGGTACAAATTGTGGTATTATTTCAGATTTAGTTCATAGTCTTTCTAATAAATTATCCAACTATAAGTTGGCGTATTTTGATGCTTCTCATGCAAAAGATGTTGCAGAAAATTCGTTATCAGAATATACTTTTCATCATCAAGGAAATTTGCAGATCACCACTTCTGGAAATGTAAATAAGTTTGAGCAACGATTACAGTTTGCTCAATATGATTATGTTTTTATCAACGGAAATCATTATCAAGGAGCAAAACAGATTTTGGTTTTAGATGAAGCAAAAGAAGCTTCGGTTTTAAAAAGATTAGAACAGTTAGATCGCATTCAGTTTGTTGTAAAGTTGAAATCTGACACGGAATATTTTTCATTTTTGGAAGAAAAATATCCGCAGATAAAAAACATTACCTGTTATACAGTTGACGAGGTTGATAAAATTGCAAACCACATTCATAATCTGATTCAAGAAAAAATTGCACCTGTAAAAGGTTTGGTGTTAGTGGGAGGAAAAAGTACTAGAATGGGCCAAGATAAATCTGAATTAGATTATTTTGGAAAACCTCAAAAAGAAGTTGCAAAAGAATTGTTAGAAAATAATAATTTAGAAACGTTTTATTCAGTTCAGAATTCATCACCAAAAGAAGATGAAATTTCTGATAAGTTTTTAAATTTAGGTCCGTTTGGCGGCATTTGTTCTGCGTTTCAGAAAGACCCAAATGCAGCTTGGTTTGTATTGGCAACCGATGTTCCTTTTGTTACTGAGCATATAATTCAATTGGTGCTTAAACATAGAAATCCGACTAAGTCGGCTACGGCAATTAAAGGCAAGAACAAAGATTTTCCAGAGCCTTTAATAACTATTTATGAACCAAAAGCATATGCCATTTTATTACAGTATTTGGCGCAAGGATATTCTTGTCCGCGTAAAATGTTAATTAATTCTGATGTAGAAATTGTTGAGGTTGCTGATGATTTTATCAGAAATATAAATACACCAGAAGAGTTTAGAGCTGCTAAAAAAGAGGTAAATTAG
- a CDS encoding sensor histidine kinase, which translates to MILLVLLASVLILVVTIYQYDEQTKDYNIQRFERKEATTKETIELELKNKTTYPVNTGNLAKIFQERIYEISSINKLNISFYDLQGNLLKSSTASAFEKVDSKPIPQNLLKELANNSNHKILKTSVDKGIGYQSSFSFIHDPKFKRIGILELQFTQDNSEIEQELREFILRLSLVYILMFLIAIATAYFLSSYITRSIKTISDKMQQTRLNKRNEKIILNKASSEIEILVEAYNHMIDELGESAAKLARSEREQAWREMAKQVAHEIKNPLTPMRLTVQSFERRFNPLDENAKEKLREFSQTLIQQIDVMSSIASAFSDFAKMPTQKKEQIEIISVVKFALDIFTEKYIKYFPEEEELYANLDKTQLIRVITNLVKNAIQAVDKEENPLIEVKVLSEESNLKITVSDNGKGIADDVKELIFEPKFTTKTSGMGLGLAMIRNIIEAYDGSISFTSKVGIGTVFTVILPKK; encoded by the coding sequence ATGATTTTATTGGTGTTATTGGCATCCGTATTAATTTTGGTAGTTACTATTTATCAGTATGATGAACAGACAAAAGATTATAACATTCAGCGTTTTGAACGAAAAGAAGCAACCACAAAAGAAACAATTGAATTAGAATTAAAAAATAAGACTACATACCCTGTAAATACAGGTAATTTAGCTAAAATATTTCAAGAACGTATTTATGAAATATCCTCTATTAACAAATTAAACATCTCTTTTTATGATTTACAAGGTAATTTACTAAAATCATCTACAGCAAGTGCCTTTGAAAAAGTAGACTCTAAACCAATTCCACAAAACTTATTAAAAGAATTGGCAAATAACTCTAATCATAAAATATTAAAAACAAGTGTAGATAAAGGGATTGGTTATCAATCTTCATTTTCATTTATTCATGATCCAAAGTTTAAAAGAATAGGTATTTTAGAGTTGCAATTTACGCAAGATAACTCTGAGATAGAACAGGAGTTAAGAGAGTTTATATTAAGATTAAGCTTGGTTTATATTTTGATGTTTTTAATTGCCATTGCAACTGCGTATTTTTTATCGAGCTATATAACGCGATCAATAAAAACGATTTCTGATAAAATGCAGCAAACACGTTTAAATAAAAGAAACGAAAAAATTATATTAAACAAGGCAAGTTCAGAGATAGAAATTTTAGTAGAAGCCTACAATCACATGATTGATGAATTAGGAGAAAGTGCAGCTAAATTAGCTAGAAGTGAGCGCGAACAGGCTTGGAGAGAAATGGCAAAACAAGTTGCTCATGAAATTAAGAATCCGCTTACGCCTATGCGATTAACGGTTCAGAGTTTTGAGCGAAGATTTAATCCGTTAGATGAAAACGCAAAAGAAAAATTAAGAGAATTTAGTCAAACTTTAATTCAGCAAATAGATGTAATGAGCTCAATAGCTTCTGCTTTTTCTGATTTTGCTAAAATGCCAACGCAAAAAAAAGAGCAAATAGAAATTATTAGTGTTGTAAAATTTGCTTTAGATATTTTTACAGAAAAATATATAAAATATTTCCCTGAAGAAGAAGAACTGTATGCCAATTTAGATAAAACACAATTAATTAGGGTAATTACTAATTTGGTTAAAAATGCTATTCAGGCAGTAGATAAAGAAGAAAATCCTTTAATTGAAGTAAAAGTTTTATCGGAAGAAAGTAATTTAAAAATTACAGTTTCTGATAATGGAAAAGGAATTGCAGATGACGTAAAAGAACTTATTTTTGAACCTAAATTTACAACTAAAACTAGTGGCATGGGATTAGGTTTGGCTATGATTAGAAATATTATAGAAGCTTATGATGGCTCTATTTCTTTTACTTCTAAAGTAGGAATAGGAACCGTTTTTACAGTGATTTTACCTAAGAAATAA